The following are from one region of the Odocoileus virginianus isolate 20LAN1187 ecotype Illinois unplaced genomic scaffold, Ovbor_1.2 Unplaced_Scaffold_12, whole genome shotgun sequence genome:
- the CREG1 gene encoding protein CREG1 isoform X1, translated as MAGCARGSVRAVLAFLLAPALVTQLVAPARGRGGRGHGDWGAAELLPPLPPRENAALVARFVTNLCDWGALATISTQEGVRGRPFADVLSLSDGPLGKGSGVPYFYLSPLQQSVGNLQENPYATLTMSLAETSFCRKYGFDPQSPLCAHIILSGTVIKVSETEMDVAKNSLFIRHPEMKTWPSSHNWFFAKLNITNIWVLDYFGGPKIVTPAEYYNATFQ; from the exons ATGGCGGGTTGTGCCCGCGGGTCCGTGCGCGCAGTGCTCGCCTTCCTGCTGGCGCCCGcgctggtgactcagctggtggcGCCGGCGCGAGGCCGCGGCGGCCGGGGCCACGGGGACTGGGGCGCCGCCGAGCTGCTGCCGCCGTTGCCGCCCCGGGAGAATGCGGCCCTAGTGGCCCGCTTCGTGACAAACCTCTGTGACTGGGGCGCCCTAGCCACCATCTCAACGCAGGAGGGGGTGCGCGGCAGGCCCTTTGCCGACGTCTTATCGCTCAGCGATGGGCCCCTGGGCAAGGGCAGCGGCGTGCCCTACTTCTACCTGAGCCCGCTGCAGCAGTCGGTGGGCAACCTACAG GAGAATCCATATGCTACGTTGACCATGTCTTTGGCAGAGACTAGTTTCTGCAGGAAATATGGATTTGATCCGCAGAGTCCCCTCTGTGCTCACATAATACTATCAGGAACTGTTATCAAG GTGAGTGAAACAGAAATGGACGTTGCAAAGAATTCATTATTCATTCGACACCCTGAGATGAAAACCTGGCCATCCAGCCATAATTGGTTCTTCGCTAAGttgaatataaccaatatttggGTCCTGGACTACTTTGGTGGACCAAAAATAGTGACACCTGCAGAATATTATAACGCCACATTTCA GTGA
- the CREG1 gene encoding protein CREG1 isoform X2 produces the protein MAGCARGSVRAVLAFLLAPALVTQLVAPARGRGGRGHGDWGAAELLPPLPPRENAALVARFVTNLCDWGALATISTQEGVRGRPFADVLSLSDGPLGKGSGVPYFYLSPLQQSVGNLQENPYATLTMSLAETSFCRKYGFDPQSPLCAHIILSGTVIKVSETEMDVAKNSLFIRHPEMKTWPSSHNWFFAKLNITNIWVLDYFGGPKIVTPAEYYNATFQ, from the exons ATGGCGGGTTGTGCCCGCGGGTCCGTGCGCGCAGTGCTCGCCTTCCTGCTGGCGCCCGcgctggtgactcagctggtggcGCCGGCGCGAGGCCGCGGCGGCCGGGGCCACGGGGACTGGGGCGCCGCCGAGCTGCTGCCGCCGTTGCCGCCCCGGGAGAATGCGGCCCTAGTGGCCCGCTTCGTGACAAACCTCTGTGACTGGGGCGCCCTAGCCACCATCTCAACGCAGGAGGGGGTGCGCGGCAGGCCCTTTGCCGACGTCTTATCGCTCAGCGATGGGCCCCTGGGCAAGGGCAGCGGCGTGCCCTACTTCTACCTGAGCCCGCTGCAGCAGTCGGTGGGCAACCTACAG GAGAATCCATATGCTACGTTGACCATGTCTTTGGCAGAGACTAGTTTCTGCAGGAAATATGGATTTGATCCGCAGAGTCCCCTCTGTGCTCACATAATACTATCAGGAACTGTTATCAAG GTGAGTGAAACAGAAATGGACGTTGCAAAGAATTCATTATTCATTCGACACCCTGAGATGAAAACCTGGCCATCCAGCCATAATTGGTTCTTCGCTAAGttgaatataaccaatatttggGTCCTGGACTACTTTGGTGGACCAAAAATAGTGACACCTGCAGAATATTATAACGCCACATTTCAGTAA